In one window of Bacteroidota bacterium DNA:
- a CDS encoding T9SS type A sorting domain-containing protein: MNTKIILIGVILLFHLCNLCFSQTNYFVDGANGNDGNTGTSLVNAWQTIQNACNNATPNSIVYIKGGTYNENLDVNVSGTAGNPITFRNYMNDSVYIDGTGTTGTAMLYMLDKSYLNFQNLVIQNRTVNDAQGIAVECSATGSVKNLSFKKIIIRHINWTNNPAAIPGPSNNSQGFIAYGYGNNQANAIGNITIDSCEAYSNILGFSEAMTLDGNVDGFTISNCKIHDNTNIGIDIAGNYLVSSNPAVDHARNGSIINCECYRNVSSYATSAGIYVDGGWNTVIEKCKSYENGWGIEVGCEEDGTSDSITVKNNLIYNNEEGGLSIGGYTTATTGQVRYTTIRNNTFFQNNSNNNGNGEIYMTKVSNSSIINNIFYTNAQNKFMYNENISPQTSNVLNYNCWFTPNNNANNISVDWRGTNYSTFSSYKSGTGQEANSFYSDPAFVSATLPAPDLHSFSSLCIDGGDPSTLISAGETDYEGNPRINLQIDVGAYELWALGVLPMNKNENAVMIYPNPFSESTTIQITSHKSQELRMKLFDVFGREVKQFVIRNSSFVMERGDLPDGIYFYEIRSEEKNIGKGKIIIQ; this comes from the coding sequence ATGAATACAAAAATTATTCTCATCGGTGTAATCTTGTTATTTCATCTATGTAATCTTTGTTTTTCCCAGACAAATTATTTCGTAGATGGCGCGAATGGAAATGACGGCAACACCGGAACAAGTTTGGTAAATGCATGGCAAACCATTCAAAACGCCTGCAATAATGCAACACCCAACAGCATCGTTTATATTAAAGGAGGAACTTACAATGAAAATCTTGATGTAAATGTGAGCGGAACTGCCGGCAATCCAATCACGTTCAGAAATTATATGAATGATTCCGTATATATTGACGGAACAGGCACTACCGGAACTGCCATGCTTTACATGCTTGACAAAAGTTATCTCAACTTTCAGAATCTCGTCATACAAAACCGAACGGTGAATGATGCGCAGGGAATTGCCGTTGAATGTTCTGCAACAGGAAGCGTAAAAAATCTTTCGTTCAAAAAAATAATCATCCGTCATATCAACTGGACAAATAATCCTGCCGCCATTCCGGGACCAAGCAATAATTCGCAGGGGTTCATTGCGTACGGATATGGAAACAATCAGGCAAACGCCATCGGCAACATCACAATTGACAGCTGCGAAGCATACAGTAACATTCTCGGTTTCAGTGAAGCCATGACGCTGGATGGAAATGTGGATGGATTTACGATTTCAAACTGCAAAATTCACGACAACACCAACATAGGAATAGACATAGCGGGAAATTATCTTGTAAGTTCCAACCCAGCCGTTGACCACGCTCGCAACGGAAGCATCATCAATTGCGAATGTTACAGAAATGTTTCAAGCTATGCAACCAGCGCGGGAATTTATGTGGATGGCGGATGGAACACCGTTATTGAAAAATGCAAATCGTATGAGAACGGATGGGGCATTGAAGTGGGCTGTGAAGAAGACGGAACTTCTGACAGCATCACTGTAAAAAACAATCTTATCTATAATAATGAAGAAGGCGGGCTTTCCATTGGAGGTTATACCACCGCAACAACAGGGCAGGTTCGGTACACTACGATTCGCAACAACACGTTTTTTCAAAACAATTCCAACAACAACGGCAACGGAGAAATTTATATGACGAAAGTGTCGAACTCCAGTATCATCAATAATATTTTTTACACCAACGCGCAAAACAAGTTCATGTATAATGAGAACATTTCTCCTCAAACCAGCAATGTGCTGAATTATAATTGCTGGTTCACTCCAAATAACAATGCAAATAATATTTCTGTTGATTGGCGGGGAACTAACTATTCAACATTTTCATCTTACAAATCAGGAACAGGGCAGGAAGCGAATTCATTTTACAGCGATCCTGCTTTTGTTTCTGCAACTTTGCCTGCGCCTGACTTACATTCATTTTCCAGTTTATGTATTGATGGGGGCGACCCTTCAACTTTAATTTCTGCAGGAGAAACCGACTACGAAGGTAATCCACGAATCAATCTACAGATTGATGTTGGGGCTTATGAATTATGGGCTTTAGGAGTTTTACCTATGAACAAAAACGAAAATGCTGTAATGATTTATCCAAATCCTTTCAGCGAATCAACAACCATTCAAATCACAAGTCACAAGTCACAGGAATTAAGAATGAAACTTTTTGATGTTTTCGGAAGAGAAGTTAAACAATTCGTCATTCGCAATTCATCATTCGTAATGGAGCGTGGCGATTTGCCGGATGGAATTTATTTTTACGAGATTCGCTCGGAAGAAAAAAATATCGGGAAAGGAAAAATAATTATTCAATAG